A window from Flavobacterium sp. 83 encodes these proteins:
- a CDS encoding transposase, with translation MTNYYLHYDIIKTYHLAQDLRNIFEKINNKIMGFAKLAKSHEKVNQSRSKSLNTTSQTKLNYFDNRSINASAESFNVKIKTSRTPFRGVTNIKFFLYRQINIYACFFSLHKFWY, from the coding sequence GTGACGAATTATTATTTGCATTACGATATCATAAAAACATACCATTTAGCACAAGATTTGAGAAACATCTTTGAGAAAATAAATAATAAAATTATGGGGTTTGCAAAATTAGCCAAAAGTCACGAAAAAGTAAATCAATCTAGGTCCAAGTCATTGAATACAACATCTCAAACCAAATTGAACTATTTTGACAACAGAAGCATTAATGCATCAGCAGAATCTTTCAATGTCAAAATAAAAACATCTAGAACACCATTCAGAGGAGTCACAAATATAAAATTCTTCCTTTATAGACAAATCAATATTTATGCTTGTTTTTTTTCGCTCCACAAATTTTGGTATTGA
- a CDS encoding superoxide dismutase: MAFELPQLPYAYDALEPYIDARTMEIHHTKHHNAYITNVNAAITGTDMEGKTIENILINLDMKNMPVRNNGGGFYNHNLYWSVMTPNGGGLPTGDLLVAIEAAFGTFEEFKAKFSKAGVTQFGSGWAWLCVHKGGKVDVCGTPNQDNPLMPGVGCGGTPILGMDVWEHAYYLHYQNRRPDYIEAFFNVINWTEVSRRYALEK, encoded by the coding sequence ATGGCTTTTGAATTACCACAATTACCTTATGCGTATGACGCATTAGAACCTTATATTGATGCGCGTACGATGGAAATTCATCACACTAAACATCATAACGCTTATATTACTAACGTGAATGCTGCTATTACTGGAACGGATATGGAAGGTAAGACTATCGAAAATATTTTGATTAATCTTGATATGAAAAATATGCCTGTTCGTAACAATGGTGGTGGTTTTTACAATCATAATTTGTATTGGAGTGTCATGACACCAAACGGTGGCGGACTCCCAACTGGTGACCTATTAGTTGCAATTGAAGCTGCTTTTGGAACTTTTGAAGAATTTAAAGCAAAATTTTCTAAAGCTGGTGTTACACAATTTGGCTCAGGATGGGCTTGGCTTTGTGTACATAAAGGTGGAAAAGTAGATGTTTGCGGAACTCCAAACCAAGACAATCCATTAATGCCTGGTGTAGGTTGTGGCGGAACTCCAATTTTAGGAATGGATGTTTGGGAACATGCTTACTATTTACATTATCAAAACAGAAGACCTGATTATATCGAAGCTTTTTTCAATGTAATTAACTGGACTGAAGTTTCAAGAAGATATGCATTGGAGAAATAG
- a CDS encoding ComF family protein, which translates to MFKSIINLFFPKVCSGCSGFLLLNENVICTICRHDIPLTNHHLHHENDAFKKFYGRIPVIHTSALLYFHKKGIAQELIHNLKYKGHEEIGTILGEWLAEDLKKIALLQTVDEIIPVPLHRKKLKERGYNQVTAFGEALSSNLNIDYNDTLLIRNVYSKTQSKKNLLARTEGIETTFDVFFTEKDHDKHFLLIDDVITTGSTLEACSRALLKIPGAKISIVCMAMAQS; encoded by the coding sequence ATGTTTAAAAGCATTATTAATTTATTTTTTCCAAAAGTTTGTTCTGGATGCAGCGGCTTTTTACTTCTTAATGAGAATGTGATTTGTACTATTTGCAGGCATGATATTCCACTGACTAATCATCATTTACATCATGAAAATGATGCATTCAAAAAGTTTTATGGCAGGATTCCTGTAATCCATACTTCGGCATTATTATATTTTCATAAAAAAGGAATTGCCCAAGAACTTATCCATAATTTAAAATACAAAGGACACGAAGAAATAGGAACTATTCTTGGCGAATGGTTAGCTGAAGATTTAAAAAAAATTGCTCTATTACAAACAGTCGATGAAATTATTCCAGTTCCCTTGCACCGAAAAAAGTTAAAAGAAAGAGGCTACAATCAAGTCACAGCTTTTGGAGAAGCGCTTTCTTCTAATTTAAATATCGATTATAATGATACACTATTGATTCGGAATGTGTATTCAAAAACGCAATCTAAGAAAAATTTATTGGCAAGAACCGAAGGAATCGAAACCACTTTTGATGTTTTTTTTACAGAAAAAGACCACGACAAACATTTTCTTTTAATTGATGACGTCATCACAACAGGATCTACATTAGAAGCTTGTTCACGTGCTTTATTGAAAATTCCAGGGGCAAAAATAAGTATTGTCTGCATGGCGATGGCGCAATCGTAA
- a CDS encoding glycine--tRNA ligase has translation MAKQEDLFKNVISHAKEYGFIFPSSEIYDGLSAVYDYAQNGVELKKNIREYWWKAMVQMNDNIVGLDAAILMHPTTWKASGHVDAFNDPLIDNKDSKRRYRADVLIEDYAEKLNQKAIKEIEKARIRFGDAFNEQEFVTTNARVVEYKAKEREILERMARSLGNEDLEDVKALIEELEIACPESGSRNWTEVRQFNLMFGTKLGASADTAMDLYLRPETAQGIFVNFLNVQKSGRMKVPFGIAQTGKAFRNEIVARQFIFRMREFEQMEMQFFVRPGDEMKWYEHWKAARLKWHLSLGLGKENYRFHDHEKLAHYANAAADIEFNFPFGFKELEGIHSRTDFDLKAHEQFSGRKLQYFDAELNQNYVPYVVETSVGLDRMFLAVFATSLKEETLEDGSTRTVLKLPAVLAPTKAAILPLVKKAGLPEIAHKIIDDLRWDFNVAYDEKDAVGRRYRRQDALGTPFCITVDHQTIEDQTVTIRHRDTMKQDRVKILDLKSIIENEVSMKNWLMKM, from the coding sequence ATGGCAAAACAAGAAGATTTATTTAAGAATGTAATTTCGCATGCAAAGGAATACGGATTTATTTTTCCGTCTAGCGAAATTTACGATGGTTTAAGTGCAGTCTATGATTATGCACAAAACGGAGTAGAATTAAAAAAGAACATACGTGAATATTGGTGGAAAGCGATGGTTCAAATGAACGATAACATTGTTGGTCTTGATGCGGCAATATTGATGCACCCAACCACTTGGAAAGCATCAGGTCACGTAGACGCTTTCAATGATCCATTAATTGATAACAAAGATTCGAAAAGAAGATATAGAGCTGATGTTTTGATTGAAGATTATGCCGAAAAGCTAAATCAAAAAGCAATCAAGGAAATTGAAAAAGCGCGTATTCGTTTTGGAGATGCTTTCAATGAACAAGAATTTGTTACTACAAACGCTAGAGTTGTTGAATACAAAGCTAAAGAAAGAGAAATTTTGGAAAGAATGGCTCGTTCGCTTGGTAACGAAGATCTTGAAGATGTAAAAGCTCTAATTGAAGAATTAGAAATTGCTTGTCCTGAATCAGGTTCAAGAAATTGGACTGAAGTGCGTCAATTTAACTTAATGTTTGGAACTAAATTAGGAGCATCTGCTGATACAGCAATGGATTTATACTTACGTCCGGAAACAGCTCAAGGTATTTTTGTGAATTTCTTGAACGTGCAAAAATCAGGAAGAATGAAAGTTCCTTTTGGAATCGCGCAAACGGGTAAGGCATTTAGGAATGAGATTGTCGCTAGACAATTTATTTTCCGTATGCGTGAGTTTGAACAAATGGAAATGCAATTTTTTGTACGTCCAGGTGATGAAATGAAATGGTACGAACATTGGAAAGCAGCTAGATTAAAATGGCATTTATCGCTTGGTTTAGGAAAAGAAAATTACCGTTTTCACGATCACGAAAAATTAGCACATTATGCTAATGCTGCGGCTGATATTGAGTTTAACTTCCCTTTTGGATTCAAAGAATTAGAAGGAATTCATTCACGTACTGATTTTGATTTGAAAGCACACGAACAGTTTTCAGGTAGAAAATTGCAATATTTTGATGCTGAATTGAATCAAAATTACGTTCCTTATGTAGTGGAAACTTCAGTGGGATTAGATAGAATGTTCTTAGCTGTTTTTGCTACTTCTCTAAAAGAAGAAACTTTAGAAGATGGTTCTACAAGAACGGTTCTGAAATTACCAGCAGTTCTGGCGCCAACAAAAGCCGCGATTTTGCCATTAGTAAAAAAAGCCGGATTGCCAGAAATCGCACACAAAATCATTGACGATTTACGTTGGGATTTCAATGTGGCGTATGACGAAAAAGATGCTGTAGGAAGACGTTATAGAAGACAAGATGCTTTGGGAACTCCTTTTTGTATTACTGTTGATCATCAAACTATTGAAGATCAAACGGTAACGATTCGTCACCGAGATACAATGAAACAAGACCGTGTGAAAATTTTAGATTTGAAATCAATTATTGAAAATGAAGTTTCGATGAAAAATTGGTTGATGAAAATGTAA
- a CDS encoding IS3 family transposase (programmed frameshift) produces MERKVKYGYTFKLECVQEVLNEHQSCCSVSKQKGFSKSQLQKWVRLYNNYGGKGLLPSKNRIYSIDFKMKVLKSLSEEHLSLSKACLLFNIPSESTIVKWKKDFANFGIEGLKPKLKGRPISMSDYKRKKRKSDKPLTREEELLKENERLRCENGIAKKVTSLNSSQEKSQAIMELRHKFDLELLLDLTKMARSSFYYHQKQNKLPDKYKEIKELIKAIYQSHKGRYGYRRITDELQNRAMIINHKTVFRLMKLLGLKSLIRLKKYKSYKGEQGKIAPNVLKRNFKAVAPNQKWATDITEFNVSGQKLYLSPIIDLFNQEIISYELTERPVFNQVVIMLKKAFKKIPNNTNLTLHSDQGWQYQMKQYQYLLKEKGIVQSMSRKGNCLDNAIIENFFGILKSELFYLKKYTSLDQLKKEINEYIKYYNKDRIKSNLNKMSPIQYRAHYYQN; encoded by the exons ATGGAAAGAAAAGTTAAGTATGGTTACACATTTAAACTTGAATGTGTACAGGAGGTTTTAAACGAACATCAGTCTTGTTGTTCCGTTTCAAAGCAAAAGGGATTTTCGAAATCGCAACTACAAAAATGGGTTAGATTGTACAATAACTATGGAGGCAAAGGATTATTGCCATCTAAAAACAGGATCTATTCCATTGATTTTAAAATGAAAGTTTTAAAATCGTTATCAGAAGAACATCTATCTTTAAGTAAAGCATGTTTGTTGTTTAATATTCCATCAGAATCTACTATTGTAAAATGGAAGAAAGATTTTGCTAATTTTGGTATTGAAGGATTAAAACCAAAACTTAAAGGCAGACCAATATCTATGAGTGATTATAAGCGTAAAAAACGTAAATCAGACAAACCTTTAACAAGAGAGGAAGAACTCTTAAAAGAGAACGAAAGACTTCGTTGTGAGAATG GAATTGCTAAAAAAGTTACAAGCCTTAATTCAAGCCAGGAGAAATCCCAAGCCATAATGGAGTTAAGGCATAAATTTGATTTAGAATTACTTCTAGATTTAACAAAAATGGCACGTAGTAGTTTTTATTATCATCAAAAGCAGAATAAATTACCTGATAAATACAAAGAAATCAAAGAGTTAATTAAAGCCATTTATCAAAGCCATAAAGGGCGCTATGGTTACAGAAGAATAACCGATGAACTCCAAAATAGAGCAATGATTATCAATCATAAAACAGTTTTTAGATTAATGAAATTACTGGGATTAAAAAGTCTTATTAGATTAAAGAAATATAAATCATATAAAGGCGAACAAGGTAAAATTGCACCAAATGTTCTAAAAAGAAATTTCAAAGCAGTTGCACCAAATCAAAAATGGGCAACCGATATAACCGAGTTTAATGTCTCGGGTCAAAAATTGTATCTATCGCCTATTATTGATTTATTTAATCAAGAAATAATCAGTTACGAACTAACAGAACGCCCAGTGTTTAATCAAGTAGTTATAATGCTCAAAAAAGCATTTAAAAAAATACCTAATAACACTAATCTAACACTGCATTCAGATCAAGGCTGGCAATATCAAATGAAACAATATCAGTATTTGCTGAAAGAAAAAGGAATTGTACAAAGTATGTCAAGAAAAGGAAATTGTTTAGACAATGCTATAATTGAAAACTTCTTTGGAATATTAAAATCTGAACTGTTTTATCTTAAAAAATACACATCATTAGACCAATTAAAAAAGGAAATAAATGAATATATAAAATATTACAATAAAGATAGAATCAAGTCGAATTTAAACAAAATGAGCCCGATACAATATCGAGCTCATTATTATCAAAATTAA
- a CDS encoding LytTR family DNA-binding domain-containing protein codes for MNYSYIVIDDDQESVSKTKAIADSFSELTFVASANNYTDGLNLILEHTPQLVFLEIDPANKESNLSLTLINELYRYLKIVPKIIITTAKKDLAFEAIQYEVADYLLKPLTRIDIVKSILKLNKSTNAEEVLSKQLPTFDEKPIVSVRQEAPNQEQPLILCIKSYGDYRYIDAKDICYFQADNNSTDIHLNNGEMITAFKTLKHFEGILSFPFIRIHNSYIVNRNYISRIHTGNTVCYIKNTTTKLPFSKSYKANVDLIISDFSNGNYLEI; via the coding sequence ATGAATTACTCGTACATTGTTATTGACGATGATCAAGAAAGTGTTTCGAAAACAAAAGCCATTGCTGATAGTTTTTCGGAGCTTACTTTTGTGGCTTCAGCAAATAATTACACGGATGGCTTAAATCTTATTTTAGAACACACTCCTCAATTAGTTTTTCTTGAAATTGATCCTGCAAATAAAGAGAGTAATTTATCTTTGACTCTTATTAATGAGTTGTATAGGTATCTTAAAATAGTTCCTAAGATTATTATTACTACCGCCAAGAAAGATTTGGCTTTTGAAGCTATTCAATATGAAGTAGCAGATTATTTATTAAAACCATTAACACGTATCGATATTGTAAAATCAATTTTAAAATTGAACAAATCGACTAATGCAGAAGAAGTCCTTTCGAAACAACTACCAACTTTTGATGAAAAGCCTATAGTTTCAGTTAGGCAAGAGGCACCAAATCAGGAGCAGCCTCTCATTCTATGTATAAAATCGTATGGTGATTATAGGTATATTGATGCTAAAGATATTTGCTATTTCCAAGCGGATAATAATTCTACTGACATACACTTAAATAATGGTGAAATGATAACTGCTTTCAAAACATTGAAGCATTTTGAAGGAATTTTATCTTTCCCTTTTATCAGGATTCATAATAGTTATATAGTAAACCGAAATTACATTTCTAGAATTCATACAGGAAATACAGTTTGCTACATTAAAAATACTACTACAAAGCTTCCTTTCTCCAAATCGTATAAGGCAAATGTTGACCTAATTATTTCCGATTTTTCTAATGGAAATTATTTGGAAATTTAA
- a CDS encoding tetratricopeptide repeat-containing sensor histidine kinase, with the protein MKNKYYILLLLFLIFVCFGCTPKKAEDITVTSSEDSLSTYFSLANDFTLAREKRQEYSHKAFEIVINQENDSLNRVNLFKVANRYYNINNWKDFNKTVHLVLEKSESAKDTTSIIKGYTYLGDYYESQAILDSSFQFYYKAEKMYAKLGDNINLGKTLFSKANLLYKAGDFLGSEKSVFNVLRIVKGENKINSILYDAYNLLGLIYNELGDYESAIVYNNKALTVIDDEIIPLEFQSRATSYNNIGFLYLNSQKYLFAKEYFQKGLEQKNLIIQKPYVYTMLLDNLAYSKFKLNETEGLPKMFYQSLKLRDSLKLTSGIFINKIHLSEYFASKKDTIKALQYSKEALLLARSTNISRDILVALKQLAVIEPEKASDYTKEYIHINEELQKAERKMGDKFSRIEYETDQIKGENTNLETKNRNLLFGFSGFTMLGLLLFVIKAQKTKNRELLFKQEQQKVNEEIYNLMISQQSTIETSRIVEKKRVAQELHDGVLGRMFGVRMNLDGLNKFNDEIAVNQRNSYLAELKNIEQDIREISHDLNREKSELINNFVAIVNNLFEDQKKTFKPKLITTIDPAIKWELLSNAIKINLYRIIQESLQNINKYANANTIKVELKKNGENLFLSINDDGVGFNVNKAKRGIGIQNIQSRTKECIGTVDIKSNKGEGTTITITVPIEQKLILT; encoded by the coding sequence TTGAAAAATAAATACTACATACTTCTATTATTGTTTCTGATTTTTGTTTGTTTTGGTTGTACCCCAAAAAAAGCAGAAGACATTACTGTTACTTCATCAGAAGACAGTCTTTCTACTTATTTTTCATTAGCAAATGATTTTACCTTAGCACGAGAAAAGAGACAAGAATATAGTCATAAAGCTTTTGAAATAGTAATCAATCAAGAAAACGATTCGTTAAATCGAGTCAATCTGTTCAAAGTTGCCAATAGGTATTATAACATTAACAACTGGAAAGATTTTAATAAAACGGTGCATTTAGTTTTGGAAAAGTCTGAAAGTGCTAAGGATACTACAAGTATAATAAAAGGCTATACTTATTTGGGGGATTATTATGAGTCACAAGCAATTTTGGACAGTTCTTTTCAGTTTTATTATAAAGCAGAAAAAATGTATGCTAAACTGGGAGATAATATTAATTTAGGTAAAACATTATTTAGTAAAGCAAATTTACTTTATAAAGCAGGGGATTTTTTAGGAAGCGAAAAATCAGTGTTCAATGTTTTGCGTATTGTTAAAGGAGAAAATAAAATAAATAGTATTTTATATGATGCCTATAATCTTTTAGGATTGATTTATAATGAGCTTGGGGATTATGAATCGGCTATAGTTTATAATAATAAGGCATTGACTGTAATTGATGATGAAATTATACCATTGGAATTTCAGTCTAGAGCCACTTCTTATAATAATATTGGCTTTCTCTATCTCAATTCGCAAAAATACTTATTTGCAAAAGAATATTTTCAAAAGGGATTGGAACAGAAAAATCTAATTATCCAAAAACCATACGTTTATACAATGTTGTTGGACAATTTGGCTTATTCTAAATTCAAATTAAATGAGACTGAAGGGCTCCCGAAAATGTTTTATCAGTCGTTGAAACTAAGAGATAGTTTGAAATTAACATCTGGAATATTTATTAATAAAATCCATTTATCAGAATATTTTGCTTCAAAAAAGGATACTATCAAAGCTTTACAGTATTCTAAAGAAGCATTATTACTTGCCCGAAGCACCAATATTTCTAGAGATATTTTAGTGGCGTTAAAACAATTGGCTGTTATAGAACCCGAAAAGGCATCTGATTATACAAAGGAATACATTCATATTAATGAAGAACTGCAGAAAGCAGAGCGTAAAATGGGCGATAAGTTTTCTCGCATTGAGTATGAAACAGATCAAATAAAAGGAGAGAATACAAATCTGGAAACTAAAAACCGAAATTTGTTATTTGGGTTTAGTGGTTTTACTATGTTAGGCCTCTTGTTGTTTGTAATTAAAGCTCAAAAAACGAAGAATAGAGAATTATTGTTCAAACAAGAGCAACAAAAAGTCAATGAAGAAATCTATAATTTAATGATTTCGCAACAAAGCACCATTGAAACGAGTAGGATTGTCGAGAAAAAAAGAGTGGCGCAAGAGTTGCACGATGGTGTTTTGGGAAGAATGTTTGGCGTACGGATGAATTTGGATGGTTTGAATAAATTTAATGATGAGATTGCAGTTAATCAAAGGAATAGTTATTTGGCAGAATTAAAAAATATTGAGCAAGATATTCGTGAAATTTCACATGACTTGAATAGAGAAAAATCGGAATTAATTAATAACTTCGTTGCCATTGTAAATAATTTATTTGAAGATCAGAAAAAAACATTTAAACCAAAATTAATAACGACAATTGATCCGGCTATAAAATGGGAGTTATTAAGTAATGCTATTAAAATAAACTTATACCGAATTATTCAAGAGTCACTTCAAAACATTAATAAGTATGCTAACGCAAATACAATTAAAGTGGAACTCAAGAAAAATGGTGAAAATTTATTTTTGTCAATAAATGATGATGGGGTTGGGTTTAATGTAAATAAAGCAAAAAGAGGTATTGGCATACAAAACATTCAATCTCGAACGAAAGAATGTATTGGAACAGTAGATATAAAATCAAATAAAGGGGAAGGAACAACAATTACAATTACAGTTCCAATAGAACAAAAATTAATACTTACATAG
- a CDS encoding response regulator, whose protein sequence is MTIASTEKTMIQNNILIVDDHPFIIEGYKNAITRYNPKDFEFFISQAKDCKSAYDLITNPDTLAFDIAFLDISMPSYEEKGIYSGEDLAKLINETMPSCKIILLTMYTELLKLKTIISTISPNGLVIKNDLTFDELLFAFDKVINNKIYYSESVQKMLNLAEKDTIEIDQFDKQILFHLSKGTKLNEIPQYIPISLGEIERRKLNLKELLKIDNGSDIDLIREAKNQGLLF, encoded by the coding sequence ATGACAATTGCCTCAACTGAAAAGACAATGATTCAAAATAATATACTAATCGTTGATGATCATCCTTTTATTATTGAAGGATATAAAAATGCAATTACAAGATATAATCCTAAAGATTTTGAGTTTTTTATTAGTCAGGCTAAGGACTGTAAGTCGGCATATGATTTGATTACTAACCCAGATACTTTAGCTTTTGATATCGCTTTTTTAGATATTAGTATGCCTTCTTATGAAGAAAAAGGTATTTATTCTGGTGAGGATTTAGCGAAATTAATCAACGAAACAATGCCTTCCTGCAAAATCATTTTGCTGACTATGTATACTGAATTACTGAAATTAAAAACTATTATAAGTACTATAAGCCCAAATGGATTAGTAATAAAAAATGATTTGACATTCGACGAATTACTTTTTGCTTTTGACAAAGTCATAAATAATAAAATTTATTATAGTGAATCCGTTCAAAAAATGCTAAACTTAGCCGAAAAGGATACGATAGAAATTGATCAATTTGACAAACAAATTTTATTTCATTTATCAAAAGGGACTAAGCTGAATGAGATACCGCAATACATTCCTATTTCATTAGGAGAAATTGAAAGGAGAAAACTAAACTTAAAAGAATTATTGAAAATAGACAATGGTAGCGATATAGATTTAATTCGTGAGGCAAAAAATCAAGGATTACTTTTTTAG
- the thiL gene encoding thiamine-phosphate kinase — protein MIEDKTPQRTSIAQLGEFGLIDHLTKNFEINQASTLKGIGDDAAVLDFASKKVVVSTDLLIEGVHFDLAYMPLKHLGYKAVVVNVSDICAMNAKPTQITVSIAVSNRFPLEALEELFAGITHAAREYNVDVIGGDTTSSQKGLIISITAIGEADAEEIVYRNGAKQTDLLVVTGDIGAAYMGLQVLEREKQVFQVNPNSQPDLDAYTYLIERQLKPEARKDVRTLLHALEIKPTSMIDISDGLSSEIMHLCKQSKVGCNLYEDKLPIDPQFINVCEEFNIDSTTVAINGGEDYELLFTIAMEDFEKIKGNPNFTIIGHMTQESEGIHLVTRANTKIALKARGWDALSQ, from the coding sequence ATGATCGAAGATAAAACCCCACAACGCACAAGTATTGCTCAATTAGGAGAATTTGGATTAATAGACCATTTGACAAAAAACTTTGAAATCAACCAAGCTTCTACTTTAAAGGGAATTGGAGATGATGCTGCCGTCTTGGATTTTGCATCTAAAAAAGTAGTAGTTTCAACTGATTTGTTGATTGAAGGTGTGCATTTTGATTTGGCTTATATGCCACTAAAACATTTAGGCTATAAAGCTGTTGTGGTCAATGTTTCTGACATTTGCGCGATGAATGCCAAACCAACACAAATAACGGTTTCAATTGCTGTATCTAATCGGTTTCCATTAGAAGCTTTAGAAGAATTATTCGCAGGGATTACGCATGCTGCTCGTGAATATAATGTAGATGTTATTGGTGGCGATACTACTTCATCCCAAAAAGGATTAATCATCAGTATAACCGCCATTGGCGAGGCAGATGCTGAAGAAATCGTTTATAGGAATGGTGCCAAACAAACTGATTTACTAGTTGTTACTGGTGATATTGGTGCTGCCTATATGGGATTACAAGTTTTAGAAAGAGAAAAGCAAGTTTTTCAGGTTAATCCAAATTCGCAACCAGATTTAGATGCTTATACGTATTTGATAGAACGTCAATTGAAGCCAGAAGCCAGAAAAGATGTCCGTACTTTATTGCACGCTTTAGAAATAAAACCAACTTCAATGATTGATATTTCAGATGGATTGTCATCGGAAATTATGCATTTGTGCAAACAGTCTAAAGTGGGTTGTAATTTATACGAAGACAAACTACCAATCGACCCACAATTTATTAATGTTTGCGAAGAATTCAACATCGACAGTACAACAGTAGCAATAAACGGAGGTGAAGATTACGAATTACTTTTCACCATTGCCATGGAAGACTTTGAAAAAATAAAGGGCAATCCAAATTTTACTATTATAGGCCATATGACACAAGAAAGTGAAGGTATTCACTTAGTCACTCGAGCCAATACCAAAATTGCTTTAAAGGCCCGTGGTTGGGATGCTTTGAGTCAATAG
- a CDS encoding 1-phosphofructokinase family hexose kinase, whose protein sequence is MKPFDIVTLTVNPALDKSTHFKGLVPEQKIRCDEPRYDAGGGGINVSKAISRLGGTSLAVFTSGGPMGKMLEELVAKESVEFKAIEVQTWTRESFVAVDDNTNSQYRFGFTGGKITPDESNRILETIANFKLKFLVASGSLNEGLSVDFYQKIAEIAKKSNAKLIVDTSGEALRKALEVGVYLIKPNVGELAKLIGVERLELEEVNEAAKQIIAKGGAEIVVVSLGPQGAVLVTKDSYEFVPAPNVAKKSTVGAGDSMVGGMVWALSQNKSLKEVIRWGVACGSAATMNEGTQLFKGEDAERLFEWLKDK, encoded by the coding sequence ATGAAGCCATTTGATATAGTTACGCTTACAGTTAATCCTGCTTTAGATAAAAGTACTCATTTTAAAGGCTTAGTCCCGGAACAAAAAATACGATGTGATGAGCCTCGTTATGATGCGGGAGGTGGGGGAATCAATGTTTCTAAAGCAATTTCCCGTCTGGGAGGTACATCTTTAGCAGTATTTACTTCTGGTGGACCAATGGGTAAAATGCTGGAAGAATTGGTTGCGAAAGAATCAGTTGAATTTAAAGCAATCGAAGTTCAAACTTGGACAAGAGAAAGTTTTGTCGCTGTGGATGATAATACCAATTCACAATACCGATTTGGTTTTACAGGGGGAAAAATTACTCCTGACGAAAGTAACAGGATATTAGAAACCATAGCTAATTTTAAACTAAAATTTCTAGTAGCCAGCGGGAGTTTGAATGAAGGTCTGTCAGTAGATTTTTATCAAAAAATCGCAGAAATCGCCAAAAAATCAAATGCTAAATTAATTGTAGATACATCTGGCGAGGCATTAAGAAAAGCCTTAGAAGTTGGTGTCTATTTGATAAAACCCAATGTTGGTGAACTGGCAAAACTCATTGGTGTGGAGCGATTGGAACTGGAAGAAGTAAATGAAGCCGCAAAACAAATCATTGCTAAAGGAGGTGCTGAAATTGTTGTGGTTTCCCTAGGACCGCAGGGTGCTGTGCTGGTTACAAAAGATTCTTACGAATTTGTTCCTGCTCCCAATGTCGCAAAAAAAAGCACTGTGGGTGCAGGTGACAGTATGGTGGGTGGAATGGTTTGGGCACTTTCACAAAATAAAAGTCTGAAAGAAGTTATTCGCTGGGGAGTCGCTTGCGGTTCGGCAGCAACGATGAATGAAGGGACACAATTATTTAAAGGGGAAGATGCCGAGCGATTGTTTGAATGGTTGAAAGATAAATAA